A stretch of Exiguobacterium sp. BMC-KP DNA encodes these proteins:
- a CDS encoding sensor domain-containing protein, translating to MSFFKRRTNPSTTPSLDFTLLTDMTHFLENHPDAVYTMDLKGNFIAFNNKLPLLLGYHTDAIRGMHFSELLIGSEAERIAPLKHRVHEGETIHFTTDLQRKDGQILTVNVTNIPLYNQHVIIGLYGIARDVSQQKELRTAYNRLLAKEQLTTTLEGVTFLEYIPSTKQLTADAALSQLLEWSQRHVAQMDAYELLDEIHPEDRDQFLQQSTALCDEHITEFSMSLRMSKRRHYTKVVRCDALLQQDSSPRCVNFILHDATELTSLERERDHAIQSLKDVFGSLDTSIYEHIYHPQTVTFQSAGFLAPYQHILNRIEKEPQLWRTLIHPEDLPHLELSYPEIRNGKVVRHVYRLQLLDNVFWIEEICIPIRDRNGEVTGHYGVSSDITILKEQQHTIWHLSMHDSLTQLPNRAFLLEEITNLLKTRTSFTLLAVTFKQYNVIHERFGHDVGDEWIRQTSAAVRRFADQDHFVGHLFGDKYLFIIKKPIDETAIVKLSHQLLKLSEKRFDVLSYELFTNVYIGITYVVNDKQSADELLKQTYTALRRAKSRTKSNYQFYSSTLDIDMYRRYELERDLRYAIQNEQLVLEYQPKVDGWNGNIQGAEALIRWNHPEWGRLTPKDFLSLSEESEMYLHIGDWVLDQTCRFLHALREQHHPNIVPISINVSPKRLFYGDFAKVIEEYLQQYRIPGHLLEIELLESDILLESDKIHEILARISALGVHISLDDFGTAYSSISHVQRYPINCLKIDRSLAQLIEHDSKSRSIVKSILFMAKEFQLTVVAEGIETIPQLDFYRELQCDLIQGYLFSKPVSESTFEKLLTKGMLYPQHTGTAAPVEAIVSLFAQVTITKLNGRAIQVGSSDILINRCTNKTLFFYSSIRLPIHQKIELSITLSSLIHPEILLVPVSITELDNGLFHYAADFNIRALSTLVQEQLKHSQPSFLEEVLDPPS from the coding sequence ATGTCTTTCTTTAAAAGACGTACGAACCCATCGACCACTCCTTCTTTGGATTTCACACTGTTGACAGACATGACCCACTTCCTTGAAAATCATCCGGATGCCGTCTATACGATGGATTTGAAAGGAAATTTCATCGCATTTAATAATAAGCTACCTCTTTTGCTTGGTTATCATACCGACGCGATCCGTGGTATGCATTTCAGCGAGTTGCTTATAGGATCAGAAGCTGAACGCATCGCCCCATTGAAGCATCGTGTTCACGAAGGCGAAACGATTCATTTCACGACGGATCTTCAACGAAAAGACGGTCAAATTCTGACCGTCAATGTCACGAACATCCCCCTCTATAATCAACACGTCATCATCGGACTGTATGGGATTGCGCGTGATGTCTCCCAACAAAAAGAATTACGTACTGCTTATAATCGTCTACTTGCAAAGGAACAGTTGACGACGACGCTTGAAGGTGTCACATTCCTTGAATACATTCCTTCGACGAAACAATTGACCGCAGATGCCGCACTCAGCCAGTTGCTCGAATGGTCACAGCGCCATGTCGCACAAATGGATGCATATGAATTGCTCGATGAAATTCATCCGGAAGATCGTGATCAATTTTTACAACAGAGTACTGCCTTGTGTGACGAGCACATCACCGAATTCTCGATGTCACTTCGGATGAGCAAACGACGTCACTATACGAAAGTCGTTCGTTGTGATGCTTTGCTTCAACAAGATTCTTCGCCTCGTTGTGTTAACTTCATCCTGCACGATGCAACGGAGCTGACGAGTCTTGAACGCGAACGGGACCATGCCATTCAGTCCTTAAAGGATGTCTTCGGCTCACTCGATACGTCTATTTACGAACATATCTATCATCCACAAACCGTCACGTTTCAATCAGCCGGTTTTTTAGCTCCTTATCAGCACATCCTGAATCGCATCGAAAAGGAACCTCAGTTATGGCGAACACTGATTCACCCAGAAGACCTACCCCATTTAGAACTCTCCTATCCTGAGATTCGTAACGGTAAGGTCGTCCGTCACGTCTATCGTCTCCAACTCCTCGACAATGTCTTTTGGATCGAGGAAATCTGTATTCCGATTCGTGATCGCAATGGAGAGGTCACGGGTCATTACGGGGTCTCGTCTGATATTACGATCTTAAAAGAGCAACAACATACGATTTGGCATCTCTCCATGCATGATTCCTTGACACAGTTACCGAATCGCGCCTTTTTACTCGAGGAAATCACGAATTTATTGAAAACACGAACATCGTTTACATTGCTTGCCGTCACGTTTAAGCAATACAATGTCATTCATGAACGTTTCGGACACGATGTCGGAGATGAATGGATTCGCCAGACAAGTGCTGCAGTTCGTCGTTTTGCAGATCAAGATCATTTCGTCGGTCATCTGTTTGGTGACAAGTATCTATTCATCATCAAAAAACCGATCGATGAGACCGCCATCGTGAAATTGAGCCATCAGCTACTAAAGCTGTCTGAAAAACGTTTTGATGTCTTATCCTATGAGTTGTTCACGAACGTCTACATCGGTATCACGTACGTCGTCAACGATAAACAATCAGCCGATGAATTATTGAAACAAACGTATACAGCACTTCGGCGTGCGAAGTCACGAACGAAGAGCAATTATCAGTTTTACTCGTCGACGCTCGACATCGATATGTATCGCCGTTATGAACTCGAACGTGATTTACGGTACGCCATTCAAAACGAGCAACTCGTCCTCGAATATCAGCCGAAAGTTGACGGTTGGAATGGGAATATTCAAGGAGCCGAAGCCTTGATCCGCTGGAATCACCCTGAATGGGGACGCTTGACACCAAAGGACTTCCTGTCCTTGTCGGAAGAAAGTGAGATGTATCTTCATATTGGCGACTGGGTGCTCGATCAAACATGTCGCTTTCTCCATGCGCTTCGTGAGCAGCACCATCCGAACATCGTTCCGATTTCCATCAATGTCTCTCCGAAGCGCCTCTTTTATGGCGATTTCGCAAAAGTCATTGAAGAGTACCTGCAGCAGTACCGGATACCGGGACACCTCCTCGAGATTGAATTACTTGAGTCCGACATTCTTCTCGAAAGCGATAAAATTCATGAGATTCTAGCGCGTATTTCTGCACTAGGGGTCCATATTTCGTTAGATGACTTCGGTACCGCCTACTCTTCGATTTCTCACGTCCAACGCTATCCGATCAATTGTCTGAAGATTGATCGTTCTCTTGCACAGCTGATCGAGCATGATTCAAAAAGTCGTTCCATCGTCAAAAGTATTCTCTTCATGGCAAAGGAGTTTCAATTGACTGTCGTTGCAGAAGGTATTGAAACGATTCCGCAGCTCGATTTTTATCGCGAATTACAGTGTGACTTGATTCAAGGCTATTTGTTTAGCAAGCCCGTGTCAGAGAGCACTTTTGAAAAACTACTGACAAAAGGGATGTTATATCCACAACACACCGGTACAGCTGCTCCTGTTGAAGCGATCGTATCGCTGTTTGCCCAAGTGACGATCACAAAATTGAACGGTCGGGCAATCCAAGTCGGGTCCTCTGATATCCTAATCAATCGGTGTACGAATAAGACGTTGTTCTTCTACTCCTCGATTCGTCTCCCGATTCATCAAAAAATTGAATTAAGCATTACGCTCTCGTCCTTGATACACCCGGAGATTCTTCTCGTTCCTGTATCCATTACCGAGCTCGATAACGGTCTTTTCCATTACGCTGCGGACTTCAACATCCGTGCGCTCTCCACTCTTGTGCAAGAACAGTTGAAACATTCACAACCCTCTTTCTTAGAAGAAGTCCTTGATCCACCCTCTTGA
- a CDS encoding multidrug efflux MFS transporter, protein MPLWKRNLVVVWFGSFLTAAALSLVLPFLPLFIEELGVDSRQDITTWSGIAFGATFLVAAIVSPIWGRLADRKGRKLMLLRASLGMSIVMFLISFVQDVYQLVFLRLVMGAVSGFISAGITLVASQTPKEKSGWALGTLSTGGIAGGLLGPLIGGFLADVVGLRPVFLFTSVPLFITFLVTYFLVKEEFVPMEVKKMASAKEIIQSLRHPELILSLFLTTFLIQFAAQSISPILSLYVRELSPGTERLALLSGIVASAPGIAALIAAQRLGRLSDKIGAERVLFFALLVFAAFLIPQAFVTDTSQLIVLRMGIGFATAALMPSVQTLLRKNTPANASGRIFGYNQSAQFMGNFLGPLAGGQIAGHFGFEALFLFTGLIVITNAVLERTQTAVLSKNNG, encoded by the coding sequence ATGCCATTGTGGAAAAGAAATTTAGTTGTCGTCTGGTTCGGTAGTTTTTTGACCGCTGCAGCCCTCAGTCTCGTCTTACCGTTTTTGCCCTTATTCATTGAAGAACTCGGTGTCGACAGCCGACAAGATATTACGACTTGGTCCGGTATCGCCTTTGGTGCAACGTTCCTCGTCGCTGCGATCGTCTCACCGATCTGGGGACGTCTCGCCGATCGAAAAGGTCGTAAGCTCATGTTACTTCGAGCAAGCCTTGGTATGTCGATCGTCATGTTTTTAATCAGTTTCGTCCAAGACGTTTATCAACTCGTATTCTTACGTCTTGTCATGGGAGCCGTATCCGGATTCATTTCAGCCGGTATTACACTCGTTGCTTCTCAAACCCCAAAAGAGAAAAGTGGCTGGGCGCTCGGCACCCTGTCGACCGGTGGGATTGCCGGTGGATTGCTAGGACCTCTCATTGGAGGATTCCTCGCCGACGTTGTTGGGCTTCGACCCGTTTTTCTCTTTACGAGCGTTCCGCTCTTCATTACCTTCCTCGTGACTTACTTCTTAGTCAAAGAAGAATTCGTCCCAATGGAAGTTAAAAAAATGGCGTCCGCGAAAGAAATCATCCAGTCGCTTCGTCATCCGGAACTCATCTTAAGTTTGTTCTTGACGACGTTCCTGATTCAGTTCGCAGCACAATCGATTAGTCCGATTCTATCGTTGTACGTCCGGGAACTTAGTCCAGGGACAGAACGTCTCGCGTTACTGTCCGGGATCGTTGCTTCAGCACCTGGGATTGCAGCGTTGATTGCGGCGCAACGACTCGGTCGTCTCTCAGATAAGATTGGGGCAGAACGCGTCTTGTTCTTTGCCTTGCTCGTCTTTGCTGCCTTCTTGATTCCGCAAGCATTCGTCACGGATACGAGTCAATTGATCGTCTTACGGATGGGAATCGGATTTGCGACAGCTGCTTTGATGCCATCTGTTCAAACGTTGCTTCGGAAGAATACACCAGCCAATGCGTCGGGACGGATCTTCGGATACAATCAATCCGCGCAGTTCATGGGGAACTTCCTCGGACCACTTGCAGGTGGTCAAATTGCCGGGCACTTCGGCTTTGAAGCCTTATTCCTGTTCACGGGATTGATCGTCATCACGAATGCCGTACTCGAACGGACACAAACAGCCGTATTAAGTAAAAATAATGGGTAA
- the mreB gene encoding rod shape-determining protein MreB yields the protein MFSKDIGIDLGTANVVIHVKGRGIVLDEPSVVAIDKATGKIHAVGTEAHLMVGRTPGNIVAIRPLQDGVIADFEMTEAMLRHFIDKIDVRKMFGGVRMLICTPASITTVEAKAIRQAGEKSGAKTVFLEVEPKVAAVGAGMDIWMPAGHMVIDIGGGTTDVAVLSMGDIVCGETIKVAGDRFDHDIIRSIKETHKLIIGERTAQAVKTTVATVSEDGRREQMDIRGRNLVTGLPHNITVTSEEMHEALAEAAMEIVEATKRVLEKTPPELAADIIDRGIILTGGGALLDGIDQLLAKELGLPVLIAEDPMLCVARGTGIMLDNLGK from the coding sequence ATGTTTTCAAAAGATATCGGAATCGACTTAGGGACGGCGAATGTCGTCATTCATGTCAAAGGGAGAGGCATCGTCCTCGATGAGCCGTCGGTCGTCGCGATCGATAAGGCAACAGGTAAGATTCATGCAGTAGGAACAGAAGCACACTTGATGGTAGGTCGGACACCAGGCAATATCGTCGCGATTCGTCCCTTACAAGATGGAGTCATCGCGGACTTCGAGATGACGGAAGCGATGTTACGTCACTTCATCGATAAGATTGACGTCCGGAAGATGTTCGGTGGAGTACGCATGTTGATTTGCACGCCAGCAAGCATCACGACGGTTGAAGCGAAGGCGATTCGCCAAGCCGGTGAGAAGTCAGGCGCGAAGACGGTCTTCCTCGAAGTCGAGCCGAAGGTCGCAGCAGTCGGTGCCGGTATGGACATCTGGATGCCAGCCGGACACATGGTAATTGATATCGGTGGTGGAACGACGGATGTTGCTGTTCTCTCAATGGGTGATATTGTTTGCGGTGAGACGATCAAGGTCGCGGGTGACCGCTTTGATCATGACATCATTCGTTCAATCAAGGAAACGCATAAGTTGATCATCGGGGAACGGACAGCACAAGCCGTTAAGACGACAGTTGCAACAGTGTCAGAAGACGGACGTCGTGAACAGATGGACATCCGCGGACGCAATCTTGTGACGGGTTTACCGCATAACATCACGGTGACATCCGAAGAGATGCATGAGGCACTGGCGGAAGCAGCGATGGAAATCGTCGAAGCAACGAAGCGTGTGCTCGAGAAGACACCACCAGAACTTGCAGCGGATATCATTGACCGCGGTATTATTTTGACAGGTGGGGGCGCACTCCTTGATGGAATCGATCAATTACTTGCAAAAGAACTCGGATTACCGGTTCTGATCGCAGAGGATCCAATGCTATGTGTCGCACGCGGTACAGGCATCATGCTCGATAATCTAGGCAAGTGA
- the murA gene encoding UDP-N-acetylglucosamine 1-carboxyvinyltransferase, giving the protein MEKIVVRGGRKLAGTVKVEGAKNAVLKTLVATLLASEGQSVLQNVPRLADVYTINNVLRNLNAEVDFDAEANTVTVNAEPNLKDEAPLEYVRKMRASILVMGPLLARLGRARVAMPGGCAIGSRPIDLHLKGFEAMGAKTIIGNGFVEAHVDGRLKGAKIYLDFPSVGATENIMMAATLAEGTTVIENVAKEPEIVDLANFLNAMGAKVRGAGTETIRIEGVEKLHGATHYVIPDRIEAGTFMIAAAITEGDVEVIGAEREHLRPLISKMEEMGVKITDTAEGLRVVGPAKLEAVDVKTMPHPGFPTDVQAQMMALVLKAGGTSVITETVFENRFMHVEEFRRMNADIKIEGRSSIINGGVQLQGAEVLSTDLRSGAALVTAGLIAEGETRVGALHHIDRGYVDFHLKLQALGADVERVTEESAVVEETAATKL; this is encoded by the coding sequence ATGGAAAAAATCGTTGTCCGGGGCGGACGTAAATTAGCTGGCACAGTCAAAGTAGAAGGTGCAAAAAATGCCGTATTAAAAACACTCGTTGCAACATTGCTTGCATCAGAAGGACAATCAGTCCTTCAAAACGTACCACGTTTAGCGGACGTTTACACGATCAATAACGTGTTACGCAACTTAAATGCAGAAGTTGATTTCGATGCAGAAGCAAATACAGTGACGGTCAATGCAGAACCGAACCTTAAAGATGAAGCACCATTAGAGTATGTTCGTAAAATGCGAGCATCAATCCTTGTCATGGGACCATTACTCGCACGTCTCGGTCGCGCACGCGTTGCGATGCCAGGTGGTTGTGCAATTGGATCACGTCCAATCGATCTCCACTTGAAAGGCTTCGAAGCGATGGGAGCGAAAACAATCATCGGAAACGGATTCGTTGAAGCCCACGTAGATGGTCGTTTAAAAGGCGCTAAAATCTATCTTGATTTCCCATCTGTCGGTGCGACGGAAAACATCATGATGGCTGCAACACTCGCTGAAGGAACAACAGTCATCGAGAACGTTGCGAAAGAGCCTGAAATCGTTGACCTTGCAAACTTCTTGAACGCGATGGGCGCGAAAGTCCGTGGAGCAGGTACGGAAACAATCCGCATTGAAGGCGTCGAAAAACTTCACGGTGCAACACACTACGTTATTCCTGACCGAATCGAAGCAGGTACGTTCATGATCGCAGCAGCGATCACAGAAGGTGACGTTGAAGTCATCGGCGCAGAACGTGAACACCTTCGTCCACTCATCTCGAAGATGGAAGAGATGGGCGTTAAGATTACGGATACAGCAGAAGGTCTCCGTGTCGTTGGTCCAGCGAAACTCGAAGCAGTTGACGTGAAGACAATGCCACACCCAGGTTTCCCAACAGACGTTCAAGCACAAATGATGGCACTCGTCCTCAAAGCAGGCGGAACATCCGTCATCACGGAAACAGTCTTCGAAAACCGCTTCATGCACGTTGAAGAATTCCGTCGCATGAATGCTGACATCAAGATTGAAGGTCGTTCATCGATCATCAACGGTGGCGTACAGTTGCAAGGGGCAGAAGTTCTTTCGACAGACCTTCGTTCAGGTGCAGCACTCGTCACAGCAGGATTGATTGCTGAAGGTGAAACACGCGTTGGCGCACTTCACCATATCGATCGTGGATACGTTGACTTCCACCTCAAGCTTCAAGCGCTTGGTGCAGACGTTGAACGTGTGACAGAAGAATCAGCAGTCGTCGAAGAAACGGCAGCAACAAAGCTTTAA
- a CDS encoding DUF1146 family protein, translated as MLMYVIAILFAWWVMLPIKWDKFLQHPRGPQAVLLRVLLAVALGSSLARFLLEYAGFAQRLKFLFS; from the coding sequence ATGCTGATGTATGTGATCGCCATCTTATTTGCTTGGTGGGTGATGTTACCAATCAAATGGGATAAATTCCTGCAACATCCTAGAGGTCCACAGGCGGTTTTACTACGTGTCCTGCTTGCTGTTGCTCTTGGTTCCAGTCTGGCGCGCTTTTTACTTGAATATGCTGGTTTTGCGCAACGTTTGAAATTCTTATTCAGCTGA
- a CDS encoding F0F1 ATP synthase subunit epsilon translates to MNTLHVNIVTPDGEVYDGDIRMVVAKTISGEIGVLPHHVPLVTPLDISILKLRHEDGGRTLIAISGGFMEVRQDTVTVLAETAEQADKVDYDRAAAAKVRAERRLQDTKLSELEFKRAELSLKRAINRLSLKDYGRD, encoded by the coding sequence ATGAACACACTTCATGTCAATATCGTCACCCCGGATGGCGAAGTGTATGATGGCGATATCCGTATGGTCGTTGCGAAGACGATTTCTGGTGAGATCGGGGTTCTCCCGCACCACGTCCCACTCGTAACACCACTCGATATCAGCATCTTGAAGTTGCGCCACGAAGATGGCGGACGCACGTTGATCGCTATCAGCGGTGGCTTTATGGAAGTGCGCCAGGATACTGTAACGGTTCTTGCGGAAACTGCGGAGCAAGCAGACAAGGTCGACTACGACCGTGCTGCAGCTGCGAAAGTTCGTGCAGAACGTCGTCTCCAGGACACGAAATTATCAGAACTCGAATTCAAGCGTGCTGAACTTTCACTGAAACGAGCAATTAACCGTCTCAGCTTGAAAGACTACGGTCGCGACTGA
- the atpD gene encoding F0F1 ATP synthase subunit beta, with the protein MNELGLKGRVVAVMGPVIDVKFEGHLPNIYNALRIQYTPQTVEEVAIDLTLEVALHLGDDVVRTIAMDSTDGVRRGIEVIDTNAPISVPVGEATLGRVFNVLGNPIDEKEIAADVERLPIHKKAPTFDNLSTKVEILETGIKVVDLLAPYIKGGKIGLFGGAGVGKTVLIQELINNIAQEHSGISVFAGVGERTREGNDLFHEMTDSGVIKQTAMVFGQMNEPPGARLRVALTGLTMAEYFRDEQGQDVLLFVDNIFRYTQAGSEVSALLGRMPSAVGYQPTLATEMGMLQERITSTNKGSVTSIQAVYVPADDYTDPAPATTFAHLDATTNLERRLSEMGIYPAVDPLASTSRALSPEIVGEEHYGIARQVQETLQRYKELQDIIAILGMDELSEDDKLTVHRARRIQFFLSQNFHVAEQFTGQKGSYVPVKDTIRGFKEILEGKHDDLTEEAFRLVGPIEDAIEKAKALV; encoded by the coding sequence ATGAACGAACTCGGTTTAAAAGGCCGCGTCGTCGCGGTCATGGGACCTGTCATCGACGTTAAGTTCGAAGGACACTTACCGAACATCTACAACGCGCTTCGTATTCAATATACGCCGCAAACTGTAGAAGAAGTGGCTATCGACTTGACGCTTGAGGTCGCCCTGCACCTTGGTGACGACGTCGTCCGTACCATTGCGATGGACTCAACGGATGGAGTACGCCGTGGAATTGAAGTAATCGATACGAATGCTCCAATCTCGGTACCCGTCGGAGAAGCGACACTTGGTCGCGTCTTCAACGTACTCGGTAACCCAATTGATGAAAAAGAAATCGCTGCTGACGTGGAACGTCTTCCGATCCACAAAAAAGCACCGACTTTCGATAACCTTTCAACGAAAGTTGAAATTCTTGAGACTGGAATTAAAGTCGTCGACTTGCTCGCTCCTTACATCAAGGGTGGTAAGATCGGTCTCTTCGGTGGTGCCGGTGTAGGTAAGACCGTCCTCATTCAGGAATTGATCAACAACATCGCTCAAGAGCACAGCGGTATCTCGGTATTCGCAGGTGTTGGTGAGCGTACGCGTGAAGGAAATGACTTGTTCCACGAGATGACGGATTCAGGCGTTATCAAACAAACAGCGATGGTCTTCGGTCAGATGAACGAACCACCAGGTGCACGTCTTCGTGTTGCCTTGACTGGTTTGACAATGGCAGAATACTTCCGTGATGAGCAAGGACAAGACGTTCTTCTCTTCGTCGATAACATCTTCCGTTATACACAAGCAGGTTCTGAAGTATCAGCCCTTCTTGGTCGTATGCCATCTGCCGTTGGTTACCAGCCAACACTCGCAACAGAGATGGGTATGCTTCAAGAGCGGATCACATCAACAAACAAAGGTTCGGTTACATCGATCCAAGCGGTTTATGTACCAGCCGATGACTATACTGACCCGGCTCCTGCGACGACGTTTGCTCACTTAGATGCAACGACGAACCTTGAGCGCCGTCTCTCTGAGATGGGGATCTATCCTGCCGTGGATCCACTTGCTTCGACATCACGTGCCCTTTCACCGGAAATTGTCGGCGAAGAGCATTACGGTATCGCTCGTCAAGTTCAGGAAACACTTCAGCGTTATAAAGAACTTCAAGATATCATCGCGATCCTCGGTATGGACGAGTTGTCAGAAGACGACAAATTGACTGTACACCGTGCGCGTCGTATCCAGTTCTTCTTGTCGCAGAACTTCCACGTAGCTGAGCAGTTCACAGGACAAAAAGGATCGTACGTCCCAGTTAAGGACACGATCCGCGGCTTCAAAGAAATCCTCGAAGGTAAACACGATGATTTAACGGAAGAAGCATTCCGTCTCGTCGGTCCGATCGAAGATGCGATTGAAAAAGCGAAGGCGCTTGTCTAA
- the atpG gene encoding ATP synthase F1 subunit gamma — MASLREIQTRINSTKSTKQITKAMNMVSASKLNRAQAHSAKFQPYMLKMQEVLGTIANGTTGASHPMLEKRPVKKTGYIVITSDRGLAGAYNANVLREVYREIKEKHTADSYVLFVVGKVGVQFFRSRGITVTDAITGLNDSPSYVDVAEIVKRTVSAFTLGEIDELKLCYNHFLSVISQEVKVETLLPLGEIEASSSTTYEYEPSEEQILAELLPRYAESLIFGALLDAKVAEHASRMTAMQSATDNADDLIGRLTLVYNRARQAAITQEITEIVSGAAAQQ; from the coding sequence ATGGCATCGTTGCGCGAGATACAAACGCGGATCAACTCGACGAAAAGTACGAAACAGATCACGAAAGCGATGAACATGGTTTCGGCGTCGAAACTGAACCGCGCTCAAGCACATAGCGCGAAGTTCCAACCTTATATGCTGAAAATGCAAGAGGTACTTGGAACCATTGCGAATGGCACGACAGGTGCGAGCCATCCGATGCTCGAGAAACGTCCCGTCAAAAAGACAGGATATATCGTCATCACATCGGATCGCGGCTTAGCTGGTGCATATAACGCCAACGTGCTGCGTGAAGTCTACCGGGAAATCAAAGAAAAGCATACTGCGGACAGTTACGTTCTCTTCGTGGTCGGTAAAGTCGGTGTCCAGTTCTTCCGTTCACGCGGAATTACGGTCACGGATGCGATCACAGGCTTGAACGATTCTCCTTCGTATGTCGACGTCGCTGAAATCGTGAAGCGCACAGTGAGTGCGTTCACGCTCGGCGAAATCGACGAGCTCAAGCTGTGCTACAACCACTTCTTATCTGTCATCAGCCAAGAAGTGAAAGTCGAAACCCTTCTCCCACTCGGAGAAATCGAAGCTTCGTCTTCGACGACTTATGAGTACGAGCCAAGTGAGGAACAAATCCTTGCTGAACTCCTCCCGCGTTATGCGGAGAGCTTGATCTTCGGTGCGCTTCTTGACGCGAAAGTAGCAGAACATGCGTCACGTATGACAGCAATGCAAAGTGCGACAGATAACGCAGATGACTTGATCGGTCGATTGACTCTCGTCTACAACCGAGCTCGACAAGCTGCAATCACGCAAGAAATCACAGAGATCGTCAGTGGGGCTGCTGCGCAGCAGTAA
- the atpA gene encoding F0F1 ATP synthase subunit alpha has translation MSIRAEEISALLKARIAQYGSTMEVNETGTVIQIGDGIARAHGLDNVMSGELVEFANGTMGLAQNLEEGNVGIIILGDYLEIKEGDSVRRTGRIMEVPTGDALLGRVVNPLGMPIDGLGPIETEHYNPIERKASGVMARKSVHEPLQTGIKAIDALVPIGRGQRELIIGDRQTGKTSIAIDTIINQKEENMICIYVAIGQKESTVRGVVETLRKNGALDYTIVVSAAASQPAPLLYLAPFAGVAMGEHFMDQGKHVLVIYDDLSKQAAAYRELSLLLKRPPGREAYPGDVFYLHSRLLERAAKLNDELGAGSLTALPFIETQASDISAYIPTNVISITDGQIFLQSDLFFSGVRPAINPGLSVSRVGGSAQVKAMKKVAGTLRLDLASYRELEAFAQFGSDLDKATQSKLNRGERTVEVLKQDLNQPLTVDKQVIIIYALTRGHLDDVAVTDIRRFEKELNLWLDQNRKQLCDEIRKTGNLPADEELVAAISEFKKTFQATV, from the coding sequence ATGAGCATTAGAGCTGAAGAAATCAGCGCCCTGCTTAAAGCGCGTATCGCGCAGTACGGTTCTACGATGGAAGTGAACGAGACAGGTACGGTCATCCAAATCGGTGATGGTATCGCTCGTGCACACGGACTCGACAACGTCATGTCGGGAGAGCTCGTAGAATTCGCTAACGGCACAATGGGCTTGGCGCAAAACTTAGAAGAAGGCAACGTCGGTATCATCATCCTCGGTGACTACCTTGAAATCAAAGAAGGCGACTCTGTTCGCCGTACGGGCCGCATCATGGAAGTACCAACGGGAGACGCACTCCTCGGACGTGTCGTTAACCCACTCGGTATGCCAATCGATGGTCTTGGTCCAATCGAAACAGAACACTACAACCCGATCGAGCGTAAGGCGTCTGGCGTCATGGCGCGTAAATCGGTACACGAACCACTTCAGACAGGAATCAAGGCAATCGATGCCCTCGTTCCAATCGGTCGTGGACAGCGTGAGTTGATCATCGGTGACCGTCAGACGGGTAAAACGTCGATCGCAATCGATACGATCATCAACCAAAAAGAAGAAAACATGATCTGTATCTACGTCGCAATCGGACAAAAAGAATCAACAGTCCGTGGCGTCGTCGAGACGCTCCGTAAAAACGGTGCCCTCGATTACACGATCGTCGTTTCGGCAGCGGCTTCACAGCCAGCGCCACTTCTTTACCTCGCACCATTCGCAGGTGTCGCGATGGGTGAACACTTCATGGACCAAGGCAAACACGTTCTTGTCATCTATGATGATCTTTCAAAACAAGCAGCTGCTTATCGTGAGCTTTCACTTCTCTTGAAACGCCCACCAGGCCGCGAAGCTTACCCAGGGGATGTCTTCTACCTCCACTCACGCCTTCTTGAGCGTGCAGCGAAGTTGAATGACGAGCTTGGCGCAGGTAGTTTGACTGCCCTTCCGTTCATCGAAACACAAGCGTCGGATATCTCAGCTTACATCCCGACAAACGTTATCTCGATCACGGATGGTCAAATCTTCCTTCAATCGGATCTCTTCTTCTCAGGTGTCCGTCCCGCGATCAACCCGGGTCTCTCGGTATCGCGTGTAGGTGGTTCGGCTCAAGTAAAAGCGATGAAGAAGGTAGCGGGTACGCTCCGTCTTGACCTCGCATCCTACCGTGAGCTTGAAGCATTCGCACAGTTCGGATCTGACCTTGATAAAGCGACTCAGTCGAAGCTTAACCGTGGTGAGCGGACAGTTGAAGTCTTAAAACAAGACTTGAACCAACCACTTACTGTCGATAAGCAAGTCATCATCATCTATGCCTTGACTCGTGGTCACCTTGATGATGTTGCTGTAACGGATATTCGTCGTTTTGAAAAGGAACTCAACCTCTGGCTCGATCAAAACCGCAAACAACTTTGCGATGAGATCCGTAAGACAGGTAACCTTCCAGCAGACGAAGAGCTCGTAGCAGCAATCTCAGAATTTAAGAAAACGTTCCAAGCGACGGTTTAA